A region from the Panthera uncia isolate 11264 chromosome D3 unlocalized genomic scaffold, Puncia_PCG_1.0 HiC_scaffold_8, whole genome shotgun sequence genome encodes:
- the CCDC92 gene encoding LOW QUALITY PROTEIN: coiled-coil domain-containing protein 92 (The sequence of the model RefSeq protein was modified relative to this genomic sequence to represent the inferred CDS: deleted 1 base in 1 codon), producing MAATNLENQLHSAQKNLLFLQREHAGTLKGLHAEIRRLQQHCTDLTYELTLKSADQTGDGSSRSSELKRRCEELEAQLKLKEDENSELLRELEQKDAMILVLESTVRERERKYLEELKLKSHKLNMLSSELEQRAGTIAYLTSQLHAAKRKLMSSGGTSDGSPSGSPVLASYKPAPPKDKLPETPRRRMKKSLSAPLHPEFEEVYRFGAESRKLLLREPVDAMPDPTPFLLARESAEVHLVKERPLVIPPIASDRGSSEPHSPAREKQHKAHVGVAHRIHHAAPPQAPPEVETLAVDQVNGGKAARKHSGTDRTV from the exons ATGGCAGCCACAAACCTGGAGAACCAGCTGCACAGCGCCCAGAAGAACCTCCTGTTCCTCCAGCGGGAGCATGCCGGCACCCTCAAGGGGCTGCACGCCGAGATCAGGCGGCTGCAGCAACACTGCACAG ATTTAACATATGAGCTGACACTCAAAAGTGCGGACCAGACAG GAGATGGATCCTCCCGAAGCAGCGAACTAAAGAGAAGATGCGAGGAGCTGGAAGCCCAGCTGAAGCTCAAGGAGGACGAGAACAGCGAGCTGCTCCGGGAGCTGGAGCAGAAGGACGCCATGATCCTGGTGCTGGAGAGCACCGTCAGGGAGCGCGAGAGGAAGTACCTGGAGGAGCTGAAGCTGAAGAGCCACAAGCTGAACATGCTGTCGAGCGAGCTCGAGCAGCGCGCCGGGACCATCGCCTACCTGACCTCGCAGCTGCACGCCGCCAAGAGGAAGCTCATGAGCTCCGGCGGGACCTCGGACGGCAGCCCGTCCGGGAGCCCCGTGCTGGCCAGCTACAAGCCGGCC CCCCCCAAGGACAAGCTGCCCGAGACGCCCCGCCGCCGAATGAAAAAGAGCCTCTCGGCCCCCCTGCACCCGGAATTCGAAGAGGTTTACAGATTCGGGGCCGAGAGCCGGAAACTACTCTTGCGGGAGCCGGTGGACGCCATGCCCGACCCCACCCCGTTCCTGCTGGCCCGGGAATCGGCCGAGGTCCACCTCGTCAAGGAGAGGCCCCTGGTCATCCCCCCCATCGCCTCCGACCGCGGCTCGAGCGAGCCGCACAGCCCGGCCCGCGAGAAGCAGCACAAGGCCCACGTGGGGGTGGCCCACCGCATCCACCACGCCGCCCCGCCGCAGGCCCCGCCCGAGGTGGAGACGCTGGCGGTCGACCAGGTGAACGGAGGAAAGGCCGCGAGGAAGCACTCAGGGACGGACAGAACTGTGTGA